A genomic region of Mesorhizobium sp. NZP2077 contains the following coding sequences:
- the cbiB gene encoding adenosylcobinamide-phosphate synthase CbiB has protein sequence MSVLIAFLSLAVEFALGYPDWLFRAIGHPVTWFGRLISFLDRRLNRATDPDALRHQRGVQALLIIVLVPAVIGLCLQLVLLWFVPFGLFIAALLGTSLLSQKSLYDHVEAVADALDSGGLAMGRVAVSRIVGRDPEALDRAAVCRAAIESLAENFSDGIVAPAFWTGVGGLAGGAAYKAANTADSMIGHRTPRHEAFGWAAARFDDWINLPASRLTALLIVLAAFLVKDADPRSARQAVWRDAKKHRSPNAGWPEAAMAGALGLALAGPRSYGGIVVDDVFMGEGGRRDVDSGDIRRALKLYRVADYLLIALFAVVSVIAVLVF, from the coding sequence ATGTCAGTCCTGATCGCTTTCCTGTCATTGGCCGTCGAATTCGCCCTCGGTTACCCGGACTGGCTGTTCCGCGCCATCGGCCATCCGGTGACGTGGTTCGGCAGGCTGATATCCTTTCTCGATCGCAGGCTCAACCGCGCCACTGATCCCGACGCCCTGCGTCACCAACGCGGTGTCCAGGCGCTGCTGATCATCGTGCTCGTGCCGGCGGTGATCGGCCTTTGCTTGCAGCTTGTCCTGCTTTGGTTCGTTCCGTTCGGCCTATTCATCGCCGCCCTTCTGGGGACATCGCTTCTGTCGCAGAAGAGCCTCTACGACCATGTCGAGGCCGTTGCCGACGCGCTGGACTCGGGCGGCCTCGCCATGGGCCGTGTCGCCGTCTCGCGAATCGTCGGCCGCGATCCCGAAGCGCTCGACCGCGCCGCCGTCTGCCGCGCGGCGATCGAAAGCCTGGCCGAGAATTTTTCCGACGGCATCGTCGCCCCCGCCTTCTGGACCGGCGTCGGCGGATTGGCCGGAGGCGCTGCCTACAAGGCCGCCAACACCGCCGATTCGATGATCGGCCACCGTACCCCGCGTCACGAAGCCTTCGGCTGGGCAGCCGCACGCTTCGACGACTGGATCAACCTGCCGGCGTCGAGGCTGACGGCGCTGCTGATCGTGCTGGCGGCTTTTCTGGTCAAGGATGCAGATCCCCGCAGCGCCCGGCAAGCGGTGTGGCGCGACGCGAAAAAGCACCGCTCACCCAATGCCGGCTGGCCGGAAGCCGCCATGGCCGGCGCGCTTGGCCTGGCGCTCGCCGGGCCACGCAGCTATGGCGGCATCGTGGTCGACGACGTCTTCATGGGCGAAGGCGGCCGACGCGACGTCGACAGCGGCGACATCAGGCGGGCGCTGAAACTCTACCGCGTCGCCGATTATCTGCTGATCGCGCTATTCGCTGTTGTTTCGGTGATCGCGGTTCTGGTGTTCTAG
- the cobO gene encoding cob(I)yrinic acid a,c-diamide adenosyltransferase → MTDIDNKDEERHRAKMAKRKAVQDAEVASKTVEKGLLIVNTGPGKGKTTAAFGLALRMLGYGKRVGVVQFIKGKWHTGEKDAFAAFGDRVVWHAMGEGFTWETQDLRRDIAAAQAAWAKALELIADPSISLVVLDELNIALRYDYLDLEEVVAALKARREGLHVVVTGRNAKPALVEAADLVTEMGVTKHHFSAGVKAQQGIEF, encoded by the coding sequence ATGACCGACATCGACAATAAGGACGAAGAGCGCCATCGCGCCAAGATGGCCAAGCGCAAGGCGGTGCAGGACGCCGAGGTGGCGAGCAAGACGGTCGAGAAGGGTCTGCTCATCGTCAACACCGGCCCGGGCAAGGGCAAGACGACGGCCGCCTTCGGCCTGGCGCTGCGGATGCTCGGCTATGGCAAGCGCGTCGGTGTCGTCCAGTTCATCAAGGGCAAATGGCACACTGGCGAGAAGGATGCGTTTGCCGCCTTCGGTGATCGTGTCGTCTGGCACGCGATGGGCGAGGGTTTTACCTGGGAGACACAGGATCTGAGGCGCGACATCGCCGCGGCGCAAGCTGCCTGGGCCAAGGCGCTGGAGTTGATCGCCGATCCGTCGATCAGTCTTGTCGTGCTCGACGAGCTCAACATCGCGTTGCGCTACGATTATCTTGACCTCGAAGAAGTGGTCGCTGCGCTGAAAGCGCGGCGCGAAGGCCTGCATGTTGTCGTCACCGGCCGCAATGCCAAGCCGGCCCTGGTCGAGGCCGCGGATCTGGTCACCGAGATGGGCGTGACCAAACACCATTTTTCGGCAGGCGTGAAAGCACAGCAGGGGATCGAGTTCTAG
- the cobU gene encoding bifunctional adenosylcobinamide kinase/adenosylcobinamide-phosphate guanylyltransferase — MPDRGKLTFIIGGARSGKSGHAETLATELPSPWIYIATAQAYDDEMRERIALHRSRRGEGWTTIDAPLDLAGAIEALPDNQPVLVDCLTLWLTNHMLADHELELECRRLADVLSWPRGPWFVVSNEVGQGIVPDNALARRFRDDAGRLNQQVAAIADTVLLMVAGLPLKVK, encoded by the coding sequence TTGCCTGATCGCGGCAAGCTGACCTTCATCATCGGCGGTGCGCGCTCCGGAAAGAGCGGGCACGCCGAAACCCTGGCGACGGAGTTGCCGTCACCATGGATTTATATTGCCACCGCGCAAGCCTATGACGACGAGATGCGCGAGCGCATCGCGCTGCACCGCTCGCGGCGCGGCGAGGGCTGGACGACCATCGACGCGCCGCTCGACCTTGCCGGCGCGATTGAGGCCCTGCCAGACAACCAGCCGGTGCTGGTCGACTGCCTGACGCTGTGGCTGACCAATCACATGCTGGCCGATCACGAACTTGAGCTGGAATGCCGGCGGTTGGCGGATGTGCTGTCGTGGCCGCGCGGGCCTTGGTTCGTGGTTTCAAACGAAGTCGGGCAAGGTATCGTGCCGGACAATGCCCTGGCGCGCCGTTTTCGCGATGACGCCGGGCGTCTCAACCAGCAAGTCGCGGCGATCGCCGATACGGTGCTGCTGATGGTGGCGGGGCTGCCGCTCAAGGTGAAATGA
- a CDS encoding RidA family protein produces MFRFLAPKSIKPPFARYSHGVEVPPGKRLVMCSGQVAITADDQIPEDAGAQAELCFRNIEAILAEAGLGLGDVVRINAYVTDRAHLRPYMDVRDRLFSSPAPASTLMIVSGFARPEFKVEVEAIAAG; encoded by the coding sequence ATGTTCAGATTCCTCGCCCCGAAGTCGATCAAGCCGCCTTTTGCCCGCTACAGCCACGGCGTCGAGGTGCCGCCGGGCAAGCGGCTGGTGATGTGCTCCGGCCAGGTGGCGATCACGGCGGACGACCAGATTCCCGAGGACGCCGGCGCGCAGGCCGAGCTCTGCTTCCGCAACATCGAGGCGATCCTCGCAGAAGCGGGACTGGGGCTCGGGGATGTCGTTCGCATCAACGCCTATGTCACCGACCGAGCGCATCTGCGCCCCTATATGGATGTCCGCGACCGGCTGTTTTCGAGCCCGGCGCCGGCCTCGACGCTGATGATCGTCAGCGGTTTTGCCCGACCCGAATTCAAGGTCGAGGTCGAGGCCATCGCGGCCGGGTGA
- a CDS encoding ABC transporter ATP-binding protein encodes MIGEKVARAPASDVAPTLLALRGVGKVFSNGVTALSDVDLTIREGDFLSLLGPSGCGKSTALRLIAGLSTPTSGVLDWRGGGSLDRANIGFVFQEPTLLPWASVFDNVWLPLRLKGISRAKAAPAITQMLARVHLTGFEDAVPRELSGGMKMRVSIARAMVTKPRVLLMDEPFAALDEITRFKLNNDLLELWQDERFTVVFVTHSVFESVFLSNRVVVMAARPGRVFDELAIEASYPRDEVFRTSPDYAALCRQASDVLVTAINSTAGAHHDGH; translated from the coding sequence ATGATAGGGGAAAAGGTGGCGCGAGCGCCGGCATCGGACGTCGCTCCGACCTTGCTCGCGCTGCGCGGCGTCGGCAAGGTGTTTTCCAACGGCGTGACGGCGCTGAGTGATGTCGACCTGACCATCCGGGAAGGCGATTTCCTCAGCCTGCTCGGGCCGTCCGGCTGCGGCAAGTCGACCGCACTGCGGCTGATCGCCGGCCTGTCGACGCCGACCTCCGGCGTGCTCGACTGGCGCGGCGGCGGTTCGCTCGACCGTGCCAATATCGGCTTCGTCTTCCAGGAGCCGACGCTGCTGCCCTGGGCCAGCGTCTTCGACAATGTCTGGCTGCCGCTCAGGCTGAAAGGCATTTCCCGCGCCAAGGCGGCGCCAGCGATCACGCAGATGCTGGCGCGGGTGCACCTGACCGGTTTCGAGGACGCCGTGCCGCGCGAACTGTCGGGTGGCATGAAGATGCGCGTGTCGATCGCGCGCGCCATGGTCACCAAGCCGCGCGTGCTGTTGATGGACGAGCCGTTCGCGGCACTGGACGAGATCACCCGCTTCAAGCTCAACAATGATCTGCTGGAGCTTTGGCAGGACGAGCGCTTCACCGTTGTCTTCGTCACCCACAGCGTCTTTGAAAGCGTGTTCCTTTCCAACCGCGTCGTCGTCATGGCGGCGCGACCGGGCCGGGTCTTCGACGAACTCGCCATCGAGGCGTCCTATCCGCGCGATGAGGTGTTTCGCACCTCGCCGGACTATGCGGCCCTGTGCCGGCAGGCCTCGGACGTGTTGGTCACTGCCATCAATTCAACAGCAGGCGCGCATCATGACGGCCATTGA
- the cobD gene encoding threonine-phosphate decarboxylase CobD — MKLLDGAVDHGGSLGRARVLFPNAVLPFVDLSTGINPHSYPLFDLPATSLSRLPEAGRGRELTEIAASTYGAPSPANVVAAPGTQILLPRVASLVRPGKALVLGPTYAEHARAAAIAGHQVGEIGDFAALAGADVAIIVNPNNPDGRVIERDRLLALAAGLRAKGGLLVIDEAFMDVGPRQHSLAGDVDQGGIVVLRSFGKFFGLAGLRLGFALSDASTVQQLETQLGPWAVAGPALEYGIRALADIGWQDAMRASLAEAAARLDELFARFGVSVAGGTTLFRYLSLPDAAGLFSALGERGALLRHFSDRPHVLRAGLPGSQEEWQRLESALAEWAARREDRSKGSRK; from the coding sequence ATGAAGCTTCTTGATGGAGCGGTGGACCATGGTGGAAGTCTTGGCCGGGCGAGGGTGCTTTTCCCCAACGCCGTGCTGCCTTTCGTCGACCTCTCGACTGGTATCAACCCGCACTCCTATCCGCTTTTCGACCTGCCCGCCACCTCGCTGTCGCGATTGCCGGAAGCCGGGCGCGGGCGCGAGCTGACCGAAATCGCGGCAAGCACCTATGGCGCGCCGTCGCCAGCCAATGTCGTCGCGGCGCCCGGCACGCAGATCCTGCTGCCGCGCGTGGCCTCGCTGGTCAGGCCCGGCAAGGCATTGGTGCTGGGGCCGACCTATGCCGAACATGCCCGCGCAGCGGCGATTGCCGGGCATCAGGTGGGCGAAATCGGCGATTTTGCGGCGCTGGCAGGTGCCGACGTTGCTATCATCGTCAATCCGAACAATCCCGATGGCCGCGTCATCGAGCGCGACCGGCTGCTGGCGCTGGCCGCCGGGCTGCGCGCAAAAGGCGGGCTGCTGGTCATCGACGAGGCCTTCATGGATGTCGGCCCGCGCCAGCACAGCCTCGCCGGTGATGTCGACCAGGGCGGCATCGTCGTGCTGCGCTCGTTCGGCAAGTTCTTCGGCCTGGCCGGCCTGCGGCTTGGCTTCGCGCTGTCCGATGCCTCGACAGTCCAACAGCTGGAGACGCAACTCGGCCCATGGGCCGTCGCCGGTCCGGCGCTCGAGTATGGAATCCGCGCGCTTGCCGATATCGGCTGGCAGGACGCGATGCGGGCATCGCTTGCCGAGGCAGCCGCGCGGCTCGACGAACTGTTCGCCCGTTTCGGCGTGTCCGTCGCGGGCGGCACCACATTGTTCCGTTATCTCAGCCTGCCGGATGCAGCCGGCCTGTTTTCGGCACTTGGCGAACGCGGCGCCCTGCTTCGGCATTTCTCCGACCGGCCGCATGTCCTGCGCGCCGGTCTGCCGGGGAGTCAGGAGGAATGGCAGCGGCTCGAATCCGCCCTTGCCGAATGGGCGGCGCGGCGCGAGGATCGATCAAAGGGTTCAAGAAAATGA
- a CDS encoding CbtA family protein, with the protein MNLFRNVVFIAAIAGLVAGVVLACMQAYATVPLILKAEVYEQAGGGHKHDHAAAPAATDTTAMSTAAPAGNAMSTAAPALAEATAPAEDEGWTPADGFERFAFSVLANIVTGIGFALILVAVSEFAGGIGTWRQGVFWGLAGFAVFTLAPGLGLPPELPAMPAADLTQRQIWWWATVAATAAGLGLIAFRKSLPLAILAVALIVAPHIVGAPQPGSYETAIPEGLHHQFVVAVTVTNLVFWLVLGAVVGVVRGRFTGTATSLRDSFA; encoded by the coding sequence ATGAACCTGTTTCGCAACGTCGTGTTCATCGCGGCGATCGCAGGGCTCGTGGCTGGCGTCGTCCTCGCCTGCATGCAGGCCTATGCCACCGTGCCGCTGATCCTGAAGGCGGAAGTCTACGAACAGGCCGGCGGTGGCCACAAGCACGACCATGCCGCGGCACCGGCCGCAACGGATACCACTGCCATGAGCACGGCCGCCCCGGCGGGGAATGCCATGAGCACTGCGGCGCCGGCCCTGGCCGAAGCGACTGCTCCGGCGGAAGACGAGGGTTGGACGCCGGCGGACGGTTTCGAGCGTTTCGCCTTCAGCGTGCTTGCCAATATCGTCACCGGCATCGGCTTTGCGCTGATCCTGGTCGCTGTTTCGGAATTCGCTGGTGGCATCGGCACCTGGCGCCAGGGCGTGTTCTGGGGCCTGGCCGGCTTTGCCGTGTTCACGCTGGCGCCTGGTCTCGGTCTGCCGCCGGAACTGCCGGCCATGCCTGCGGCCGATCTGACGCAGCGCCAGATCTGGTGGTGGGCAACGGTGGCGGCGACCGCAGCCGGGCTCGGCCTGATCGCGTTCCGCAAGTCGCTGCCGCTGGCGATCCTGGCCGTGGCCTTGATCGTCGCGCCGCATATTGTCGGCGCGCCGCAGCCCGGCAGTTACGAGACAGCAATTCCCGAAGGTCTGCATCACCAGTTCGTGGTGGCGGTGACGGTGACCAATCTGGTGTTCTGGCTGGTGCTTGGCGCCGTCGTCGGCGTGGTGCGCGGACGCTTCACCGGCACCGCGACCAGCCTGCGCGACAGCTTTGCCTGA
- a CDS encoding CbtB domain-containing protein — MTTASVSLGASVSSQSRFMQLALAAFLGIFVMGFVGFSHIDAIHNAAHDYRHSMAFPCH, encoded by the coding sequence ATGACTACCGCTTCCGTCTCCCTCGGTGCCTCCGTCTCCTCGCAGTCGCGCTTCATGCAGCTCGCTCTTGCTGCGTTTCTCGGCATTTTCGTGATGGGCTTTGTCGGCTTCTCGCATATCGATGCGATCCACAATGCGGCTCACGACTATCGCCATTCGATGGCGTTCCCCTGCCACTGA
- a CDS encoding ABC transporter substrate-binding protein, giving the protein MYAKQKISVAVVALLAASTLGAAANEKVTFGTNWLAEPEHGGYYQAVADGTYAACGLDVTIMQGGPQVSGRPMLLAGKIDFYMGGNLLSAFDAVQQGIPMRVVAADFQKDPQVIMSHPGEGLDKWEDLKNADQYILGDEGVQTFFQWMVTALGFDAAKRAPYTYNTAPFIANKKSIQQGYVTSEPFAVKKEGGFVPNQFLLADYGWDTYSTTIEVMQDTIDKKPEVVQCFVDGSAKGWYKYLYGDNKAANDMIKKDNPDMSDDQIAFSIEQMKKFGLADSGDTEKLGIGAMTDARIKSFYDKMVKAKVTPEGIDITKGYTLAFVNKGVGLDLKK; this is encoded by the coding sequence ATGTACGCAAAACAGAAGATCTCGGTCGCGGTGGTGGCCTTGCTGGCAGCCAGCACGCTGGGTGCCGCGGCGAATGAAAAAGTCACCTTCGGCACCAACTGGTTGGCCGAGCCGGAACATGGCGGCTACTACCAGGCCGTGGCGGACGGTACCTATGCCGCCTGCGGCCTCGACGTCACCATCATGCAGGGCGGCCCGCAGGTCAGCGGGCGGCCGATGCTTTTGGCCGGCAAGATCGACTTCTACATGGGCGGCAATCTGCTGTCGGCCTTCGATGCCGTCCAGCAAGGCATTCCGATGCGCGTGGTGGCCGCAGACTTCCAGAAGGACCCGCAGGTCATCATGTCCCATCCCGGCGAAGGGCTGGACAAGTGGGAGGATCTCAAGAACGCCGACCAGTATATTCTGGGTGACGAAGGCGTGCAGACATTCTTCCAGTGGATGGTCACGGCGCTCGGCTTCGACGCCGCCAAGCGCGCGCCTTACACCTACAACACCGCTCCTTTCATCGCCAACAAGAAGTCGATCCAGCAGGGCTACGTCACCTCCGAGCCGTTCGCGGTCAAGAAGGAAGGCGGCTTCGTGCCGAACCAGTTCCTGCTCGCCGACTATGGCTGGGATACCTATTCGACAACGATCGAGGTGATGCAGGACACGATCGACAAGAAGCCGGAGGTCGTCCAGTGCTTCGTCGATGGCTCGGCCAAGGGCTGGTACAAATACCTCTACGGCGACAACAAGGCCGCCAACGACATGATCAAGAAAGACAATCCTGACATGAGCGACGACCAGATCGCCTTCTCGATCGAGCAGATGAAGAAGTTCGGCCTTGCCGATTCCGGTGACACCGAGAAGCTCGGCATCGGCGCCATGACCGATGCGCGCATCAAGAGTTTCTACGACAAGATGGTCAAGGCCAAGGTCACACCTGAAGGCATCGACATCACCAAGGGCTACACGTTGGCCTTCGTCAACAAGGGCGTCGGGCTCGACCTGAAGAAATAG
- a CDS encoding tyrosine phosphatase family protein, which yields MIHVCSLAKIEETVARTGADRVLSLLSAGTEVVRPASISRENHLHLVMHDIAVAQDGMTMPGEEHVRNLLDFARRWDRAKPMVVHCYAGISRSTASAYIIAAALSPKRDEAELAQTLRALSPSATPNPRLIAVADALLERNGRMIEAIQSIGRGADAFEGTPFALRIDS from the coding sequence ATGATCCATGTCTGCTCGCTGGCGAAGATCGAGGAAACGGTGGCAAGGACGGGTGCCGACCGGGTGCTGTCGCTGCTCTCCGCCGGAACGGAGGTGGTTCGCCCGGCCTCGATTTCGAGGGAAAACCATTTGCATCTGGTCATGCACGACATCGCGGTGGCGCAGGACGGCATGACCATGCCGGGCGAGGAGCATGTCCGTAATCTGCTCGATTTCGCGCGCCGCTGGGATCGAGCAAAGCCGATGGTGGTGCATTGCTATGCCGGCATCAGCCGCTCGACCGCCTCGGCCTATATCATCGCCGCCGCACTCTCGCCAAAACGTGACGAGGCCGAACTGGCGCAGACATTGCGGGCGCTGTCGCCTTCGGCGACACCCAATCCGCGCCTGATCGCGGTGGCCGACGCTCTGCTTGAGCGCAATGGCCGCATGATCGAGGCGATTCAGTCGATCGGGCGCGGTGCCGATGCATTCGAAGGCACTCCGTTCGCGCTGAGGATCGATAGTTAG
- a CDS encoding ABC transporter permease, translating to MTAIDEQVLQLDPEEARRVRQEQFERIGRWVLPLAIMILAICLWDRICVWNEIPQYILPRPGLVLQTLFNDAGLLFSSLLVTLRITFLSLALAVIGGVGLSVLFTQSKWVEMSFFPFAIVLQVTPIVAIFPLINIYVNNQTTKLLLCAWIVAFFPILSNTTLGLNSVDRNLRDLFKLNGATRWQQLRYLRLPAAMPYFLGGLKIAGGLSLIGAVVAEFVAGTTGQSSGLASRIIEAGYRLNAPRLFAALFLISLTGILIFLVLSLISHLILRRWHESALKQER from the coding sequence ATGACGGCCATTGACGAGCAGGTGCTCCAACTCGATCCCGAGGAAGCGCGGCGCGTGCGCCAGGAACAGTTTGAACGGATCGGCCGCTGGGTTCTGCCGCTGGCGATCATGATCCTGGCGATCTGCCTGTGGGACCGCATCTGTGTCTGGAACGAGATCCCGCAATACATCCTGCCGCGCCCCGGCTTGGTGTTGCAGACACTCTTCAACGACGCCGGCCTGCTGTTCTCCTCGCTGCTGGTCACCTTGCGCATCACCTTCCTCAGCCTGGCTTTGGCTGTCATCGGCGGCGTCGGTCTGTCGGTGCTGTTCACGCAATCGAAATGGGTCGAGATGTCGTTCTTCCCGTTCGCCATCGTGCTGCAGGTGACGCCGATCGTGGCGATCTTTCCGCTGATCAACATCTATGTGAACAACCAGACGACCAAGCTTCTGCTGTGCGCCTGGATCGTCGCCTTCTTTCCGATCCTGTCCAACACCACGCTTGGTCTCAACTCCGTCGACCGCAATCTGCGCGACCTGTTCAAGCTCAATGGCGCGACGCGCTGGCAGCAGCTGCGCTATCTCCGACTGCCGGCGGCGATGCCGTATTTCCTCGGCGGGTTGAAGATCGCCGGCGGCCTGTCGCTGATCGGCGCCGTCGTGGCGGAGTTCGTCGCCGGCACCACCGGCCAGTCGTCGGGGCTCGCCTCCCGCATCATCGAGGCCGGCTATCGGCTCAACGCGCCAAGGCTGTTCGCGGCGCTGTTCCTGATCTCGCTGACCGGCATCCTGATCTTCCTCGTGCTGTCGCTGATCTCGCATCTCATTTTGCGGCGCTGGCACGAGAGCGCACTGAAGCAGGAGCGGTAG
- a CDS encoding cytosine deaminase, with protein sequence MIPDSASYRLANARLHASLTPGLAAAYDGDGFALLDITVADGKIAGIAAHDRAGAPADAIDLAGRIVLPCFVDCHTHIDKGHIWPRKPNPDGTFMGALNAAGADRVARWGAEDLAKRMDFSLRSAYAHGTRALRTHLDSVAPQEEISWPVFETMRETWRGRIELQGACLLGIEGVRDKKWFDRLAKRVAAAKGVLGVVTYMVPDLEELLDHVFAQAIKHGLDLDFHADETDDVAAISLKKIAEAALWSGFEGNILVGHCCSLARQPDLEVLDTLDKVAKAGLAVVSLPMCNLYLQDRRSDQTTPRWRGVTLLHEMKARGIPVAVASDNTRDPFYAYGDLDMLEVYRMATRILHFDHPVADWPQAVTATPAKVMRVDGFGTLAAGGDADFILFKGRSWTELLSRPESDRIVVRAGRAIDRQLPDYAELDELMVE encoded by the coding sequence TTGATTCCAGACTCAGCTTCATACCGGCTCGCCAATGCCCGTCTTCACGCATCGCTGACGCCGGGGCTCGCTGCGGCCTATGACGGGGATGGCTTTGCGCTGCTCGACATCACTGTCGCAGATGGCAAGATCGCGGGCATTGCCGCACATGATCGGGCAGGGGCACCAGCCGATGCCATCGACCTTGCCGGCCGCATCGTTCTGCCCTGCTTCGTCGACTGCCACACCCATATCGACAAGGGTCATATCTGGCCGCGAAAGCCCAATCCCGATGGCACCTTCATGGGTGCGCTCAATGCCGCGGGCGCCGATCGCGTCGCACGCTGGGGCGCCGAGGATCTTGCCAAGCGCATGGATTTTTCGCTGCGCTCGGCCTATGCGCATGGCACGAGGGCGCTGCGCACCCATCTCGACAGCGTCGCGCCGCAGGAGGAAATCTCCTGGCCGGTGTTCGAAACGATGCGCGAGACATGGCGCGGCCGCATCGAATTGCAGGGCGCCTGCCTGCTCGGCATCGAGGGCGTGCGCGACAAGAAATGGTTCGACAGGCTGGCGAAACGGGTGGCTGCGGCCAAAGGTGTGCTCGGCGTCGTCACTTACATGGTGCCGGACCTGGAGGAGTTGCTTGACCATGTCTTCGCGCAGGCGATCAAACATGGGCTCGACCTCGATTTCCACGCCGACGAGACCGACGACGTCGCGGCGATCTCGTTGAAGAAGATCGCCGAGGCGGCACTCTGGAGCGGCTTCGAGGGCAATATCCTTGTCGGCCATTGCTGCTCGCTGGCGCGGCAGCCCGATCTCGAGGTGCTGGACACGCTGGACAAGGTGGCGAAAGCCGGGCTGGCGGTGGTGTCACTGCCGATGTGCAATCTCTATCTGCAGGATCGCCGCTCCGATCAGACCACGCCGCGCTGGCGTGGCGTGACGCTGCTGCACGAGATGAAGGCGAGGGGCATTCCGGTGGCGGTTGCTTCCGACAACACGCGCGATCCTTTCTACGCCTATGGCGACCTCGACATGCTGGAGGTCTACCGCATGGCGACGCGCATCCTGCATTTCGACCATCCGGTCGCCGACTGGCCGCAAGCGGTGACCGCGACCCCGGCCAAGGTGATGCGGGTCGACGGTTTCGGCACTCTTGCCGCAGGCGGCGATGCCGATTTCATCCTATTCAAAGGTCGAAGCTGGACCGAATTGCTGTCGCGGCCCGAATCGGATCGCATCGTCGTGCGCGCCGGGCGCGCGATCGACCGGCAATTGCCCGACTATGCCGAACTCGACGAACTGATGGTGGAATGA
- a CDS encoding creatininase family protein produces MTVAKRRAWWGDYRTTEYASIDPEATIAVLPVAAIEQHGPHLPVSTDTSIMNGMLDTVIARLPDDLDIRILPVQAVGKSNEHLHAPGTLTLPATTLVDAWTELGLSIAHAGVRKLVVVNSHGGNEEIMGIITRELRVREKMLAVKTSWQRFGRPAGMYTELEDRHGIHGGDVETSLMLHFRPDLVDMGKADNFVSNVAKAEKEFALLRHTGTHAFAWIASDLNPNGVVGDASIATAEKGRLTAEHQADGFISLLRDVRKAKLAEWLK; encoded by the coding sequence ATGACCGTAGCGAAAAGACGCGCCTGGTGGGGCGACTACCGGACCACCGAATATGCCTCGATCGATCCGGAGGCGACGATCGCCGTTCTGCCGGTGGCGGCGATCGAGCAGCACGGACCACATCTGCCGGTCTCGACCGACACCTCGATCATGAACGGCATGCTCGACACCGTGATCGCCCGTCTGCCCGACGATCTCGACATTCGCATCCTGCCGGTCCAGGCGGTCGGCAAGTCGAACGAGCATCTGCACGCGCCGGGCACCCTCACTTTGCCGGCAACGACGCTGGTCGACGCCTGGACCGAGCTTGGCCTGTCGATCGCGCACGCCGGCGTGCGCAAGCTCGTCGTCGTCAACTCGCACGGCGGCAATGAAGAGATCATGGGCATCATCACGCGTGAATTGCGCGTGCGCGAAAAGATGCTGGCGGTAAAGACCAGCTGGCAGCGCTTTGGCCGCCCGGCCGGCATGTACACCGAGCTCGAGGACCGTCACGGCATCCATGGCGGCGATGTCGAGACGTCCTTGATGCTGCATTTCCGCCCGGATCTGGTTGACATGGGCAAGGCCGACAATTTCGTTTCCAATGTCGCCAAGGCCGAGAAGGAATTCGCGCTGCTGCGCCACACCGGCACCCACGCCTTCGCCTGGATCGCCAGCGATCTCAACCCGAACGGCGTGGTCGGCGACGCCAGCATCGCGACTGCGGAAAAAGGTAGGCTGACGGCAGAGCATCAAGCCGACGGCTTCATCAGCCTGCTCAGGGATGTGCGCAAGGCGAAGCTCGCCGAGTGGCTGAAGTAG